One genomic region from Sphingobacterium multivorum encodes:
- a CDS encoding nucleotidyltransferase family protein, protein MQLEEMEFAIIAAGEGSRLRKEGFNLPKPLLPLHGVPLIERLIRVFVKEGAQSVHVIINKQSPELKLFLETTTFELPIVLIEEDTASSLHSFALLVKNNPNWSSCCLTTTDTVFRPHEFHAYLEAFQQHQQADAFMAVTPFVDDESPLYVNTNSQLRVEAFLDTATAKTKYVSGGIYCFRQAAMNCALSSVEAGNSRMRNFQRALLENDLQVEAFVFEKVVDIDHLKDRVVAEQFLSEEVS, encoded by the coding sequence TTGCAATTAGAAGAAATGGAATTTGCAATTATAGCGGCGGGAGAAGGTTCTCGATTGCGAAAAGAGGGATTCAATTTACCGAAACCCTTGCTACCATTACATGGAGTTCCATTAATTGAACGATTGATTCGCGTGTTTGTTAAAGAAGGGGCGCAAAGTGTTCATGTTATTATCAATAAACAATCTCCAGAACTGAAATTGTTTTTGGAAACAACGACGTTTGAATTACCTATTGTGCTGATAGAAGAGGATACAGCAAGTTCATTGCATAGTTTTGCCTTGCTTGTCAAAAACAACCCCAATTGGTCGTCCTGTTGTCTGACCACAACAGATACGGTTTTTAGGCCACATGAATTTCATGCCTATTTAGAAGCATTTCAGCAACATCAACAGGCCGATGCTTTTATGGCTGTAACTCCTTTTGTTGACGATGAGAGTCCGCTCTATGTGAACACCAATTCGCAGCTTCGGGTGGAAGCTTTTTTGGATACGGCAACCGCCAAAACGAAGTACGTTTCTGGGGGAATTTACTGCTTTCGTCAGGCGGCGATGAACTGTGCGTTAAGCTCCGTCGAAGCAGGTAATTCCAGAATGCGTAATTTTCAGCGTGCTCTATTGGAAAACGATTTACAAGTAGAGGCGTTTGTATTTGAAAAGGTGGTCGATATTGATCATTTAAAAGATCGTGTTGTTGCAGAACAATTTTTGAGTGAGGAGGTTAGTTAG